In Triticum urartu cultivar G1812 chromosome 6, Tu2.1, whole genome shotgun sequence, the following proteins share a genomic window:
- the LOC125514132 gene encoding 2'-deoxymugineic-acid 2'-dioxygenase-like, whose protein sequence is MELLSNRPAHASVPDKYVFPPEKRAALLDDAPGSDVALPVVDLQRAALSDPGRRRLVAEEIVKAGKEFGFFQVVNHVVAEDVVRGFREASAEFFAMPAEEKLPYCSDDQSKPFRVASSTSYDRNQTRYWRDYLKLRCHPVSDELVGHWPAKPESFRSSLAEFSAQVHELAQTLLLLIAEGLGLDGGFFAGDLSGGDTQMNVNYYPPCPDPSVTLGLLPHCDRHLLTVLSQGDVAGLQARYRGRWILVRPVPGAFIINFGHQMEIVTNGVLASVEHRALTNSAVARMSVATLIMPKMDCLIGPAPEMVSEENPAKFREFVFREFMAAYDTAAASREDVLEYFRIEDH, encoded by the exons ATGGAGCTGCTGTCCAACCGCCCGGCGCACGCCTCCGTGCCGGACAAGTACGTCTTCCCGCCGGAGAAGCGCGCCGCCCTGCTCGACGACGCGCCCGGCTCCGACGTCGCGCTCCCGGTCGTCGACCTCCAGCGCGCCGCCCTCTCCGatcccggccgccgccgcctcgtcgccgaGGAGATCGTCAAGGCCGGCAAGGAGTTCGGCTTCTTCCAG GTGGTGAACCATGTCGTGGCGGAGGACGTGGTGCGGGGGTTCCGTGAGGCGTCGGCGGAGTTCTTCGCGATGCCGGCGGAGGAGAAGCTGCCCTACTGCTCCGACGACCAGAGCAAGCCCTTCCGCGTCGCCTCCAGCACCTCCTACGACCGCAACCAGACGCGCTACTGGCGTGACTACCTCAAGCTGCGGTGCCACCCGGTCTCCGACGAGCTCGTCGGCCACTGGCCGGCCAAGCCGGAGAGCTTCCGGAGCTCCCTCGCCGAGTTCTCCGCACAGGTCCACGAGCTGGCGCAGACGCTGCTCCTGCTCATCGCCGAGGGGCTGGGCCTCGACGGCGGCTTCTTCGCGGGCGACCTCAGCGGCGGGGACACGCAGATGAACGTCAACTACTACCCGCCGTGCCCGGACCCGAGCGTCACGCTGGGCCTGCTCCCGCACTGCGACCGCCACCTCCTCACTGTGCTCTCACAGGGCGACGTCGCCGGGCTCCAGGCCAGGTACCGCGGGCGGTGGATCCTCGTCCGCCCGGTGCCCGGCGCCTTCATCATCAACTTCGGGCACCAGATGGAGATCGTCACCAACGGCGTGCTGGCGAGCGTGGAGCACCGCGCCCTCACCAACTCCGCCGTGGCCAGGATGTCCGTGGCGACGCTCATCATGCCCAAGATGGACTGCCTTATCGGCCCGGCGCCGGAGATGGTGAGCGAGGAGAATCCGGCCAAGTTCAGGGAGTTCGTGTTCAGGGAGTTCATGGCGGCGTACGACACCGCAGCTGCTAGCAGGGAGGACGTGCTGGAGTACTTCAGGATCGAAGATCACTAG